In Saccopteryx leptura isolate mSacLep1 chromosome 9, mSacLep1_pri_phased_curated, whole genome shotgun sequence, the genomic window GGGAGAGGCCACACTTTAGAGCAGCTTCTAAGAGTCCTCGTTGGGACTGCTGTAGGCCTGGGAACCATACCACCTTGTTCTCTGCCCTTGGACTAAGGCCTGTCTAGGGCCACAGCCCCCAGCCTTCCCAGGGTCTCACCAGCAGCTCCTGATCCTGCAGTTCATAGGTCTGGACTCCTCCATCTCTGCTTGTAGGGTGGTTCTTCCCGCCCTGGCTGAAGTGGCGGTGCCTGAGGGCTCGGGAGGAAGCAGGGATGAGCCTTCCGGTCTCTGCCGAGTACTTCGCTCCCTGTTCCCGCTGAGGCTCCTCCTGCTGGGAGAGAGTGGCCAGAGACTCCAGGCAGTGGGGAGTGGGGGATATaggtagacagatagataggagagaaatacagaggaaagagaagagtaTAGCATTGCAGGGACCCAGGGGGTAAACCGGGCCAACGCCACTGAGCCCCAGACCCCCTTCCTGGCTGAGGGCCCTTCCATTACAGCCTTTCTCCTGGAGCGTCACTGAATGTTGGCCACCCACCATCCTTACTTCCTCCTGAGCAGGCCCTCCCCCCAGCCCATCAGAGATGTGAAACAGTATTCGGTGCCAAGGTCCCCAACACCCACTTTAATTCCTGGCTCAGCTGCCCCCAGGTCTGTGTCCCACAGCTTGGCATCCTTTCTAGCCCTCAAAACTCTCCTAAGCCAGGCCTGTGGGCACAAGGCCTGGGGTCTCTAGACCCCAAAACTCCAGTTAAGACTGGTACCAtcctttttcccattttaaagataagaaaactgagatccAGACAGTTTAGGTGCGTTGCCCTGAAAGCCATAGTGGGTTAGCTACTGATCAGGGATGAGAATGCAGGTGCCCAACACAAGTGCAGGATGAGCTCATCCACAAATGACCAGGCCTGCCCTGGGACCAGTTTTGCTGCCTTCAAGCTGCCTCCCACTTGTCTTTACTGGTCAGCAAATAGCACTCATGAGGCCACCCCAGTCCTCTTTGAAAACCCTCAGTGACTCTCCACTCCTTATGAGATTAGACACTACACTAAGTGCAGAAATCAGAACAAGCTGGTCTTGCCACACTCTAAGTCGGCCCTTTCCACCTTCCCCCCCATTGCTGCCCACTTTGCCCTGCACTGAAGCTCCCTGCAGCCTGAAAACGGCCTCTACTAGGACGACCCCCCACCTGTCCTCTTCCGCACTAGGAGTTCTGCTTGGATTTCCCCACCAGCCCGTTCCCACTCCTCGGCCCTCACTGTGGGCCTCTCCTTCCATTGGTGTTTGCTGGCCGCTCctccccagtgcccacagcagcgCCTCATGAACCCTTGCTCTTCTGCGGTCAGGGTGACCGCTGTGGGAGTCTCCGTACAAAAGGACAGACCCATTGCCTCTCTTCCCAGACAGCTCCTTTGTTCTGCACCCACCTCTTTGTTCTTCGGCTCATTCTCCTTGGTGAAGTTGACCACCTGGGAAGCCAGGTCCTTCAACTCCTTCTTCCAGGCCTCTGGGAGAAGGGGATATGATCCTGGCAACTGATGTCTGGGGCCCTTCTCCTTACCCTCCCTGTGGCACCATGTGCTGGGGACTGTATGTAGAAGAACCTCTCTCCTCCCAGCCTTCCACCTGCATCTTAAAAGGAAGGGTAGGTGGTGCCCTGGGGGAAAGGATGAGGAATTCCACCATTGGTGGGTGGTAGGGTGGGTGTGATGGGGGCTGTTGATGTCATAGTTAGTCTGTGGCTTTACAGGAGCCACTGGAGAGCATTTGGCTATTTGTGCCAAGGTGCAAGTGGTTTAATCTTGCTTTGCCTCTTAGGAAATTGAAGCCCAGATTGAGCTTCCGTCGATATACTAAAATACCTCTCTGCTCCTGGAGAGGGCGGTACAGAGCACTGTCCACACCTTCCCAACCTCTCTGCCCTGCAGGCTCTCCTAGCTCcttgccccgcccccgcccccagcaggAAGGACAAAGCCCTCCGCAAGCTGCCGGCAGCACCATCTACGGCTGATTGTTTGGGGGCTGGGGTCTGAATACAAGTCCTAAATATTTCCCATGTGGCTCCTCTTTAGAGCTGTAAACCACATGACTTGCTCCAATCTGCTTGTCTTCTGTGATTAATCCTCAGACACCTCAAATCCAAGCAGGGGCATGTGAGGACCTCAGGGTTGGGGAAAACGCAGATGCCCCGCGCAAATGAGGAGAAGATGGGGTACCCGACTGGACCCCATTTCTTTCTCAGGCACCTGCCCAGGTAGGACAGCCCTTGGAGAAAGATGTAACCTCAAGGTAGGTCTGTGGCCCAAGCACTCACCAGAAGAAAGCCGGGGGTCCCGATTGGACTGTGGGTCTCCAACGGGAGCCAAGGTGGTCGGCATCCCCATCAGACAGCGGGATAAGACTATGTCTTGAGGTGAGGGACCCAGAGAGAAGTTGTCCCTGACGGCACAGATGAGATGCCCGGTGATAtctgagaagggggagaggttgTGGGAAGGGGGGCCTAGGGAACCCCAAGAGCTTCAGAGGCTGGGCAGGGAGAGCACTGGCCCCACTTCTTCCAGTAAGCACAGCCCGGAAGTCATTAGCCTGGAGGGCCTCTGCAACCACCCAGGCCTTGTCCCCCGGGGCACTCAGAGAGGACTGCGAGAGGGTATGCTCAGGGTCACGCAGCAAGTCAGGCTTCCCGAGAGCCTAGTCCTGAGGTCCTTCTGGCTTTCTACAACAGGGCAGTGGTTGCAGGTGGAGAATACAGAGGTAAGCCTAAAGAGGGACCCTGGGGCGGAGGCAATAAGCCGTATTCTGTGGCAAGAGGGGCCTGCGCTCCACCCACCAGGAGTGAGATTTAGCTAAACCCTATGGATAAAACATCTTACCATCTGTGAACCTGAGCAGGCTGAGTGCCTGGCAGCCTGGAGCTGGTGGCAAGCAGGTTATACTGAGGACTCTTTGAACTAAGGTCTGTGAGATAGTATATCACTACTAGATATTTTAGCTTTGAGGACCAGCCTGGTTAGACGAGAACGGTTGCTTACTGTCTCCTTCCTGAAACACTTTCCTTTTAGACCCCTGACTCTTCTTGTTCATCCCAGCTTATCAGCCGCTCCTCATTTTCCCTCCTCTCGGCCTCTTAGCCTCAGGGTCGCTGGGACTCATCCCCAGGCTCTCAGCTCTTGTATCTATACTCTCTCCTGGGCAGTCCCGTCCAGGCGCACCACTTCAAACAACACATGTGACTTGCTCTCACATTGCTTTTCTCTCCCGTGAACTCCACACCCAGCTGCCTCCTCTGTGCCTCTGTCCAGGTATCTAAAAGGCATCCCACATTTTGTGTCTCCCAGGACCCAGACAAGACTCCTGACTCCTCTCCCATCCTCCACTGGCGCCTTCTGAAGTCTGCATCGTCCCAGCCAATGCAACTCCAGTTTGCCAGTTTCTCAATCCTAAAACAGGGTCAGCATtgactcctctcttcctctcaccatCTATTTTTAATCAATCAGCAGATCATGTTGGCTTTATTTTCTGTCTATCTCTAGAGCAGGGCCACTAACTCTTCCACTACTACCTCCCTGGTCCAAGCCACCATCCAGACAGAGGTCAATCGATCCCTTCTGACACTTCTTTGCTCTCAACTTTCCAGTGGCTTTCATCTGACTCAGTGAGATGGCTTACTGATGACTGCAGGGACCACCAAGGCCCACATGGTCTGGGCCTCTAGTGCCTCTCAACTGcatctcctttctcccccttcttcctccgtTCCAGCCACATCGGTCGCTTTGATGTTCCTCAAACAGAGGCAGGGTgcttgcctcagggcctttgtacttgctgttcTCTGAGCCCGGGACATTTCCCCCCTCATATCCACATGGTTGATTCATGccctcttttcttttgttctttgctcAAAAGTCATGCCATTGGTCAGGTCTGCCTTCTATAGCCCTCCCTGGCACTTAGCACACTCTGACACTTTATTTCCTTGTTCTGCCTCGCTAGAGAGTCAGCTCCTTGAAGACAGGGACTGTCTTGGTCATTGTCATGTTCCCAGGGTCTGAGAAAGTGCTTGACCCCTACACAGCTCACGCTTGACGGATGAACAGACCCGCGTCAGTGAGCAGAGTGCGGCCCTGAGGCAGAACActcgtccctctctctgatttgtcAGATGGGAGAATTGGCGACAAGGGAAATCCTGTAGGGACATGTCTGCCCTTGAAGCCTGTCCCCCGGGTCAAGTCTTGGCTGGGCGGAGTGCTTGCAGGTGGCCAAACAACTCCACAACCCGCCAAGTCCCCATCCTCTCCGGGCCCCAGCCTGCAGACACGGGTTGGATCCTCCCTTTCCAGGTTTCAGAACACCCTCCCACCACCTGCCAGAGCCTGGCCCGCCCCAGCCTACCTGGGATGTGGGTCacgtgctgggggtgggggtgatgccGGGCGAAGAAGGAGTGGTGGCTGAGGCGGCCGAAGCGGTAGGTGCCCGGGGTGTGGGGCTGGGGGATCCTCAGCGCTTCCCGGACCGCCTTGAAATCCACGATCCCTGGGAGCACCAGTTCTCTCTGCTGCTCGGTGACCCCGTGGCTTCTTGGTCTCTGCTCTGACTTCTCGGCCTTCAGCTCAGCCCTTGGACTGAAGAGGAGGGTCAAGGAGAAGCTAATGAAGACTCCTGGCAGCAGTGCTTCCCTCAGCGCAGAGCTCAGGGCTTGTTACAAAGTCCAAAAGTATTGA contains:
- the TBATA gene encoding protein TBATA, with product MAAGVSTQPAEQPLLSPRAELKAEKSEQRPRSHGVTEQQRELVLPGIVDFKAVREALRIPQPHTPGTYRFGRLSHHSFFARHHPHPQHVTHIPDITGHLICAVRDNFSLGPSPQDIVLSRCLMGMPTTLAPVGDPQSNRDPRLSSEAWKKELKDLASQVVNFTKENEPKNKEEEPQREQGAKYSAETGRLIPASSRALRHRHFSQGGKNHPTSRDGGVQTYELQDQELLILELLSQILQTDSLSAIQCWLLCAPPKEKDLALGLLQTAVAQLFPQALVSIPTERLLTQLQEAQEPPQEKQQAPYSQFLKKSKTSPPPKSEKPEYMGKAQVLRVHLSQSPEEKMSKPKEEC